From the Spiroplasma sp. BIUS-1 genome, one window contains:
- a CDS encoding Vmc-like lipoprotein signal peptide domain-containing protein — MKKLISILGIISITASTASVASCSTVNNKLTSIKNKVNNLTNVSSTVLRGVMIQNASQELNDGLPYDADYLYGLISSSKANDLMPGFKTDNQTTVGSLKNNYFGKQGFNRKDINNWDHPSNASYSDKEFLTDKVKSPNGPADSIGSMLTLVISAIKSNGGINPSISGLLEGVLGQLPLSESSIGSVSKDKMEGISSILSSASEPLAILIKALSKSNFAYGAISNLLNINFLNDLKEGKTSLLDGIMSTLSSINFLPLITGLLELLNYFDILTPLLDTLVNSILTMDNKQNMTNKQVMNATNKRLYNIFATLSGQNDKVITDKDELYKDVDYNFEKQFGEVMAGFFKNMSNINTSNIITIIPDILFVVAGILQRITSVDFETNVAQNNQDLFDNNSIKKNRNQDFLIKLGNESFNKHNFSTKILINNLRISLTSDENGYNLIKLFALLFESAGTNDGRIDLSYTESTAAWIARLIGSAFTLGLNYGGQEGLSPLLFAIGNGIAVFLKINVAGVGPNHVGNIFKALIDKIILNKDISGIQGLLETFGAKLPFTLSNESIKIMKNAWDALWSKDSTMLKDIIGGDKNISLQTILEGPVYKGKTISEIMELIYNAINSSSSNTQRYKKLKEESTGLAKGLQDISSALVYNKYKMYYGEGENKTEHNPLSYEEKDGYTALQVLMVASNAKGIYISIDGKENNKVKGSKAAMSALGTDFDENGKQINTAFRDNSLLLGLKNIIDDKSIDSLLDQIVKGFANVNNVKKDVSNKVYKTLIQSKNFKTKVKSYYGIDEGNVEAGITYVTTYTDPKTHKSFNYEVKLNLNIDSTDWKVTSIKRV, encoded by the coding sequence ATGAAAAAGCTAATTTCCATACTTGGAATAATATCTATTACAGCTTCAACAGCAAGTGTTGCAAGTTGTAGTACAGTTAACAATAAATTAACTTCAATTAAGAATAAAGTTAATAATCTAACAAACGTTTCTTCAACAGTTTTACGTGGAGTAATGATTCAAAACGCAAGTCAAGAACTAAATGATGGACTTCCATACGATGCAGACTATTTATATGGTTTGATAAGTTCAAGTAAAGCAAACGATTTAATGCCAGGTTTTAAAACAGATAACCAAACAACAGTTGGGTCTTTAAAAAATAATTATTTTGGAAAACAAGGATTTAATAGAAAAGATATTAATAATTGAGATCACCCTTCAAACGCTAGTTATTCAGATAAGGAATTTTTAACAGATAAAGTTAAATCACCAAACGGACCAGCTGATTCAATTGGTAGCATGTTAACTTTAGTTATAAGTGCTATTAAATCAAATGGTGGAATTAATCCAAGCATATCAGGTTTATTAGAAGGTGTTTTAGGACAACTTCCTTTATCAGAAAGTAGTATTGGTAGTGTTTCAAAAGATAAAATGGAAGGTATTTCAAGCATTTTAAGCAGTGCTTCAGAACCATTAGCTATCTTGATAAAAGCTTTATCAAAATCAAATTTTGCATATGGTGCAATATCAAATTTACTAAACATTAATTTCTTAAATGATCTAAAAGAAGGAAAAACATCTTTATTAGATGGAATAATGTCAACTCTTTCTTCTATTAATTTCTTACCTTTAATAACAGGTTTATTAGAATTATTAAACTATTTTGATATATTAACCCCTCTTTTAGATACATTAGTTAATTCAATTTTAACAATGGACAATAAACAAAACATGACTAACAAGCAAGTTATGAATGCTACAAACAAAAGACTTTACAATATATTCGCTACTCTTTCAGGACAAAACGATAAAGTAATAACAGATAAAGATGAATTATATAAAGATGTTGATTATAACTTTGAAAAACAATTTGGAGAAGTTATGGCGGGATTCTTTAAGAATATGTCTAATATTAACACTTCAAATATAATCACAATAATTCCTGATATTTTATTTGTAGTTGCAGGAATTTTACAAAGAATAACAAGTGTTGATTTTGAAACAAATGTTGCACAAAATAATCAAGATTTATTTGATAACAATTCTATTAAAAAAAATAGGAATCAGGATTTCTTAATTAAATTAGGAAATGAAAGTTTTAACAAGCATAATTTTAGCACAAAGATTTTAATAAATAATTTGAGAATATCTTTAACTTCTGATGAAAATGGATATAATCTTATAAAATTATTTGCACTTTTATTTGAAAGTGCCGGTACAAACGATGGTAGAATAGATCTATCTTATACAGAATCTACAGCTGCTTGGATTGCGAGATTAATAGGTTCAGCATTTACTTTAGGACTCAATTATGGAGGTCAAGAAGGATTGTCACCACTCCTTTTTGCTATAGGTAATGGTATTGCTGTTTTTTTAAAAATAAATGTAGCGGGCGTTGGACCCAACCATGTAGGAAACATTTTCAAAGCGCTTATTGACAAAATAATATTAAACAAGGATATAAGTGGGATACAAGGTTTATTGGAAACATTTGGGGCAAAACTACCATTCACCCTATCTAATGAATCAATTAAAATAATGAAAAACGCCTGAGATGCATTATGAAGTAAAGATTCAACAATGCTAAAAGACATTATCGGAGGAGATAAAAACATATCTCTTCAAACAATACTTGAAGGTCCTGTTTATAAAGGTAAAACAATTTCAGAAATTATGGAATTAATTTACAATGCAATAAATTCTTCTAGTTCAAATACTCAAAGATATAAAAAACTTAAAGAAGAATCAACAGGACTTGCAAAAGGTTTACAAGACATTTCAAGCGCTTTAGTTTATAACAAATACAAAATGTACTATGGCGAAGGAGAAAACAAAACAGAACACAACCCTCTTTCTTATGAAGAAAAAGATGGATACACAGCTTTACAAGTATTAATGGTTGCTTCAAATGCAAAAGGAATTTATATTTCAATTGATGGCAAAGAAAACAATAAAGTTAAAGGTTCTAAAGCTGCAATGAGTGCTTTAGGAACAGATTTTGATGAAAACGGAAAACAAATAAACACAGCATTTAGAGATAATTCTCTATTATTAGGTTTAAAAAATATAATAGATGACAAATCTATCGATAGCTTATTAGATCAAATAGTAAAAGGATTTGCTAATGTAAATAATGTTAAAAAAGATGTTTCAAACAAAGTATATAAAACATTAATTCAAAGCAAAAACTTTAAAACAAAAGTTAAATCTTATTATGGAATTGATGAAGGAAATGTTGAAGCGGGTATTACTTATGTAACCACTTACACAGATCCAAAAACACATAAATCATTTAATTATGAAGTAAAATTAAATTTAAATATAGATAGCACTGATTGAAAAGTTACTTCTATTAAAAGAGTTTAA
- a CDS encoding ABC transporter ATP-binding protein, translating to MDQSFSATNSPIGDVNIASVKEESKSYVPDDKIYKLIKEKKKLKFSWIVLIYGWKYKALFLSVVIVVTFSAFLVSLNTLFLKNVLSAAQSKDNGYTYWNLKWYWWMTITASDLILLYFCTYIRNSCSIMLAVRIEVELRNLTIKRLLEQDISYYSDKKIGKLMTKLVGDTNVIGNEISGLIAWVIQAPLVIIMGTAMMFVIHPQLAIVASVSVYLLTLLVILLSLQYQKKVKVVREVISDINGDVVDRIGAIKLVKATGTRKYEESRLENLHTPYIKAFKPISKIDGSLLAILIASDVLINLLMITVAITFYRDTKDMMTEILPSFISAMVALTRPLWQISAIIPGLSRASASSAQIYETIEKDPILDDKEKSGLLFDENISKIEFRQVKFNYPEKPEVNIVPNLDITLERGKSYAFVGETGSGKSTISKLLLRFYDPTEGSVLINGKDIRDFNLKSYLSHVGYVEQEPSIIFGDVYDNVRYGYFQATEEEVHEACRKAQIDQIINSWPYGYETVLGERGLLLSGGQKQRLVIARILLRNPELLILDEATSALDNIVEKEIQAQLNELMRDKTSVIIAHRLSTIKDVDQIFVLAPGKGIVQQGTYKELIKTPGKFKDLHDAGNA from the coding sequence ATGGATCAATCATTTAGTGCAACAAACTCACCAATTGGTGATGTTAATATTGCAAGTGTAAAAGAAGAATCTAAAAGCTATGTTCCAGATGATAAAATTTATAAACTTATCAAAGAAAAGAAAAAATTAAAGTTTTCTTGAATAGTTTTAATTTACGGATGAAAATATAAAGCTTTATTTTTAAGTGTTGTAATAGTAGTTACTTTTAGTGCCTTTTTAGTAAGTTTAAACACTTTATTTTTAAAAAATGTATTATCCGCAGCTCAATCTAAAGATAATGGTTATACATACTGAAATTTAAAGTGATACTGATGAATGACTATAACAGCATCAGATTTAATTTTGCTTTATTTTTGTACTTATATTAGAAACTCGTGTTCTATTATGTTGGCTGTTAGAATTGAAGTTGAACTTAGAAACTTAACAATAAAAAGATTATTAGAACAAGATATCAGTTATTATTCTGACAAAAAAATAGGTAAATTAATGACAAAACTTGTAGGGGATACAAATGTTATTGGTAATGAAATTTCAGGTTTAATCGCTTGAGTTATTCAAGCACCATTAGTAATAATTATGGGAACAGCAATGATGTTTGTTATTCACCCGCAATTAGCTATTGTTGCAAGTGTTTCTGTTTACTTATTAACTTTATTAGTTATTTTATTATCTTTACAATATCAAAAAAAGGTAAAAGTAGTAAGAGAAGTTATCTCTGATATTAATGGAGATGTTGTTGACAGAATTGGAGCTATTAAACTTGTAAAAGCAACTGGTACAAGAAAATATGAAGAGTCTAGATTAGAAAATTTACACACTCCATATATTAAAGCTTTTAAACCAATTTCAAAAATAGATGGATCATTGTTGGCAATACTTATTGCATCAGATGTTCTTATAAATCTATTAATGATAACTGTTGCAATAACTTTTTATAGAGATACAAAAGATATGATGACCGAAATTCTACCATCATTTATTTCTGCAATGGTTGCATTAACAAGACCATTATGACAAATTTCTGCAATTATTCCAGGTCTTTCAAGAGCATCAGCTTCTTCAGCGCAAATTTATGAAACAATTGAAAAAGACCCAATTTTAGATGATAAAGAAAAAAGTGGTTTATTGTTTGATGAAAATATTTCAAAAATTGAATTTAGACAAGTTAAATTTAATTATCCTGAAAAACCCGAAGTTAATATTGTTCCAAATCTAGACATAACTCTAGAAAGAGGAAAATCATATGCTTTTGTTGGTGAAACTGGAAGTGGTAAATCAACAATTTCAAAATTACTATTAAGATTTTATGACCCAACCGAAGGTAGTGTTTTAATAAATGGAAAAGACATTAGAGACTTTAATTTAAAAAGTTACTTAAGCCATGTTGGTTATGTTGAACAAGAACCTTCAATAATATTTGGAGATGTCTATGATAATGTAAGATATGGTTATTTCCAAGCTACAGAAGAAGAAGTTCATGAAGCTTGTAGAAAAGCTCAAATAGATCAAATAATTAATAGTTGACCTTATGGATATGAAACTGTTTTAGGAGAACGTGGATTATTATTAAGTGGTGGGCAAAAACAAAGACTTGTTATTGCAAGAATACTTTTAAGAAATCCTGAACTTTTAATATTAGATGAAGCAACAAGTGCTTTAGATAATATTGTTGAAAAAGAAATTCAAGCACAATTAAATGAACTTATGAGAGATAAAACATCAGTTATTATCGCTCATAGATTAAGTACTATTAAAGATGTTGATCAAATATTTGTATTAGCTCCTGGAAAAGGAATAGTACAACAAGGAACTTATAAAGAATTAATTAAAACTCCTGGTAAGTTTAAAGACTTACATGATGCAGGAAATGCTTAA
- a CDS encoding replication-associated recombination protein A, translated as MNKPLSFLLRPTSLKNIIGQSHLINNKYGLISKMVENKFLANLIFYGPPGVGKTSMAISIANDLGAKYDFFNASNDKKEKLQKLIESSNHEEQLILIVDEIHRMNRNIQDYLLEYIESKKVIVFLTTTENPYFVINPAIRSRCTILKLKEINSQEMSEGLKRVLKNNDINLNIEEDAFERMCNLSNGDLRVALNSIEILINLYANEKINNEIIDAIFDQAVTKGTGEGDEYHDLKSALQKSIRGSDVDASLHYWARLMAIGDYEVLMRRMVIMAYEDIGLANPAIPIRVYQACQIFRQIGMPEGRIILGLAIIEMALSEKSNSSYLALEKALDDVNQGLAPPIPQYLRDNHYKSAHKLGNGIGYKYPHNFENDWVDQQYLPDDIKDITYFKFKPHSAYEKKLMEIYIKFTNKNKIK; from the coding sequence ATGAACAAACCTTTAAGTTTTTTGTTAAGACCTACATCATTGAAAAATATAATAGGTCAATCACACTTAATTAATAATAAATATGGATTAATTTCTAAAATGGTAGAAAACAAGTTTTTAGCTAACTTGATTTTTTATGGTCCTCCTGGAGTTGGTAAAACTTCAATGGCAATATCAATTGCAAATGATTTAGGAGCAAAATATGATTTTTTCAATGCTTCTAATGATAAAAAAGAAAAACTTCAAAAGTTAATTGAATCTTCAAATCATGAAGAACAGTTAATTTTAATAGTGGATGAAATCCACAGAATGAATAGAAACATTCAAGATTATTTATTAGAATATATTGAATCTAAAAAAGTTATTGTCTTTTTAACAACTACAGAAAACCCTTATTTTGTAATAAATCCAGCTATAAGAAGTAGATGTACTATATTAAAACTAAAAGAAATTAATTCACAAGAAATGAGTGAAGGATTAAAAAGAGTTTTAAAAAATAACGATATAAACCTAAATATTGAAGAAGATGCATTTGAGAGAATGTGTAATCTTTCAAATGGAGATTTAAGAGTTGCTCTTAACTCTATTGAGATATTGATAAATCTATATGCAAATGAAAAAATAAACAATGAAATAATCGATGCTATTTTTGATCAAGCAGTTACAAAAGGTACTGGAGAAGGTGATGAATATCATGATTTAAAATCAGCACTTCAAAAATCAATAAGAGGAAGTGATGTAGACGCTTCTCTTCATTATTGAGCAAGATTGATGGCAATTGGTGATTATGAAGTTTTAATGAGAAGAATGGTTATAATGGCATATGAAGATATTGGACTTGCAAATCCTGCAATTCCAATTAGAGTTTACCAAGCTTGTCAAATATTTAGACAAATTGGAATGCCAGAAGGAAGAATAATACTTGGTCTTGCAATTATCGAAATGGCTTTAAGTGAAAAATCAAACTCATCATATTTAGCTTTAGAAAAAGCACTTGATGATGTAAACCAAGGTCTTGCACCACCAATTCCTCAATACTTAAGAGATAATCACTATAAAAGTGCTCATAAACTTGGAAATGGAATAGGATATAAATATCCACATAATTTTGAAAATGATTGAGTAGATCAGCAATATTTACCCGATGATATAAAAGATATAACTTATTTTAAATTTAAGCCTCATAGTGCTTATGAGAAAAAGTTAATGGAAATCTATATAAAATTTACAAATAAAAATAAGATAAAATAA